The Sediminitomix flava genome contains the following window.
CTTCTATCACAAGGGCAAACGATGTACAACATTGCCAGAGCGATCCTGACTGCCGAAAGAAAAGGAAATCTGGATACCAAGAAGTGTCGCAACTTCTTAAAAAAAGCCTCAGACTATCATGCTGATCGTATGCTTAAAAATGATTGGCATCCAAAATCGACCAATGAAGGATTTTTTATCGCTCCGTTTTGCCTTTCTTATCAGATTTTTGGAGAAAAAAAATATTTGAAAGCAGCCGAAAAAGTAGCGCAGTATTATGGAAAACGTCATTTAGATATGAGTGAACCATATTGGGGAGGTACGCTAGATGCTAAATGTGAAGATAAAGAAGGTGCTTGGGCTGCCTTACAAGGTTTTTTAGATTTATATAAAACTACAAAGGAAGAGAAATACTTGGATTGGGCACAACATGCCTGTGATGTGGTACTGAGTTATGTCTATGTTTGGGATGTAGCTTTACCCGCAGGTCGTTTGAGTGATCACCAATTCAAAACAAGAGGTTGGACTTCGGTTTCCGTTCAGAATATGCATATAGATATTTATGGCGTATTGATCGCACCTTATATCTATGAATTGGGTGAACTGACAGCCAATAAACAATTGAAAGATATGGCTTTACTGATGTACAGAAGTTGTGGGCAGCTGATTGATGAATATGGAAGTCAAGGGGAGCAAGTTCAACAAACTACTTATACGCAAGACAGTCGAAAGTTAACTCATGATATTTCAGAATTTAGAGGAAATTATGTAGAAGATTGGACCGTGTTTTGGATCACTGCACATTTCCTAAATGCGGCTGCTCAATTTCATGAAATGGGCATACCATTAGATTGCTCGAAAGAGACACTTTAGTTGCTTATTTTACCATCAAAGTACAGAAAGACAAAAGCAGAAAATAGTCAAGTCTTAATCGGATTTAAGCTTGAAATACTCAGATTAATCTAGCTTTTGCCCTTTTGAATTATTGTCCAAATGTGATATTCAGTTCCAGAATTTAGTTTGTAGGTTTCGGACAGAATCAGCGCAATACAGATGAACATGACTATTTTCGTTATATTTAGAAAATTAACTTTTACAGTAGTATTTGGTGTCATTTTATTAGCATGTACACCCAAGCCTCATCAACTACAAGGAAGTATTGAAGAAGGAAATGCTAGTAAAAATCAAATCAGTAAAAAAGAACAATTGGAGCAACGCAAAGAAGCGGTTCATCTGATGGATGGTGTATGGATGCGTGACCCTTTTATTCATTTGGCAAAAGATGGTTATTATTATTTGTCTTGTACTAGACGAAATAGTGATTATCCCTCAGCAGAAGCAGCTATGCAATTTTACCGAAGTGCTGATTTGGTAGATTGGGAAGATCTCGGAGTTCAATTCGATTATAGAGATTATCAATGGGCGAAAGAGCTAGACCGTAAAAGTAAAGAGAGAGGTAAAACACCAATGATTTGGGCTCCAGAAATCTATCAAGTTGATAATAAATGGTTGGTGTTGAGCACCTCAAATCTTCAATCGGGTACTTTGATGCGCTCGAAAGGCAATGCGCTGGAAGGACCTTTTGAAGAAATATTCAAAGGATTTGGTCATCAACATGATCCTGCATTATTCTTTGAGGAAGGAAAAACGTGGCTAGTCTCTAAATGTGCTGAAATTAGAGCTTTGAAACCTGACTTCTCGGGTTATGAGGGTGAAACCATTAAGATTGGACCGAGTGATCGTAAGCTTGGCCATGAGGGGTGTTACATCTTCAAAATAGACGATAAGTATGTGCTATTCGGGACGGCTTGGAGTACCGACCAGATGCGTAAAGGTTCTTACAATTTATATTATTGCACTGCCGATCAACTCACTGGACCTTATGGCCCTCGCAAATTCGCAGGACGTTTTATGGGACATGGAACACCCTTTCAAGATAAAGAAGGGAAATGGTGGTGTACGGCTTTCCTAAATGGTACTTACACCAGTCGTGAAGCTGTAGATGCAGGAAAAGCAGACAATGGAGAGAAGGCATATACCATAAATAAGCAAGGACTCACACTTGTTCCGATGGACATCCGAAAAGAGAACGGAGAGATTGTAGTTGAGGTCTACGATTCACTTTACGCAAAACCAGGAAAAGAAGAAGTTCAAAACTTCAATTTATAAAAGCATCTAACCCCATAGCTATGAGCGCAAGAATATCATTTTTAGTAATATCCTTTTTCGGATTACTTTTTGGAGCGTGTCAGAATTCGCATGAAAAAAAAGCTGTATTTGAATACCAAAATCCGATTTCTGACGGATTAGACCCTAAAGGACTACGAGATTGTCAAGTTTTAAAAGACGGGGATTGGTGGTACCTGACAGGAACTTCTTATCCGCATTGGTCAAGACAAGAAAATGAAAACGACCCTTCAAGTCTGAATAAAGGAGTGGCACTGTACAGGTCTAAAGATATGCTCAAATGGGAGTTTGTCAAATATATTGTAGAAAGACCACAAGCAGAAAAATGGTATTATCGTAGATTTTGGGCTCCAGAAATTCAGAAAATCAAAGGAAAATACTATGCACTGTTCAACTGTCGGAATGATGAGCTAGGTTATGTAGGACAATTTGGGGGCTATGCCGTAGCCGATCAAATTGAAGGGCCTTATACTGTAGTCACCGATGAAAAACCCTTGATGAAAGGGAATGACCTTACTTTTTTTGAGGAAGAAGACGGCTCAGTGTATGCTTTCTGGAATCAAGGCCGCCAATTTGGGATTGGTTTTGCAAAAATTGATCTTGAAAAAGGGGAATTTTTAACCAAACCACAATCCGCAATCCGACCAGGAAAAGTAGATTATGCCCTAGATGAACATGGGAATAGATTGAAAGAACCTGCTTATGATGGCCGATTGAAAGACAAAGTGGCGAAATATCATACTTGGGATGCCATAGGAATTGAGGGTGCTTACGTGATTAAAAACAAAGAAACCTATTATCTTTTCTATTCGAGTTGGACGAGAGGTTATGAAATTGGTTATGCAACATCTGATAAAATTACTGGGCCTTGGGTGAAATATGAAAGTAATCCATTTTATGGAGCAATGAATAAAGATAAAGTTGCTCAAGCAGG
Protein-coding sequences here:
- a CDS encoding glycoside hydrolase family 43 protein translates to MSARISFLVISFFGLLFGACQNSHEKKAVFEYQNPISDGLDPKGLRDCQVLKDGDWWYLTGTSYPHWSRQENENDPSSLNKGVALYRSKDMLKWEFVKYIVERPQAEKWYYRRFWAPEIQKIKGKYYALFNCRNDELGYVGQFGGYAVADQIEGPYTVVTDEKPLMKGNDLTFFEEEDGSVYAFWNQGRQFGIGFAKIDLEKGEFLTKPQSAIRPGKVDYALDEHGNRLKEPAYDGRLKDKVAKYHTWDAIGIEGAYVIKNKETYYLFYSSWTRGYEIGYATSDKITGPWVKYESNPFYGAMNKDKVAQAGFEWSGDPNSPFNQVGHNEIFKGPDGRYWLSCHGIQPGGSPYLVYDPIWFDEDGNMQSNGPTYTKQSIVLN
- a CDS encoding family 43 glycosylhydrolase, which encodes MNMTIFVIFRKLTFTVVFGVILLACTPKPHQLQGSIEEGNASKNQISKKEQLEQRKEAVHLMDGVWMRDPFIHLAKDGYYYLSCTRRNSDYPSAEAAMQFYRSADLVDWEDLGVQFDYRDYQWAKELDRKSKERGKTPMIWAPEIYQVDNKWLVLSTSNLQSGTLMRSKGNALEGPFEEIFKGFGHQHDPALFFEEGKTWLVSKCAEIRALKPDFSGYEGETIKIGPSDRKLGHEGCYIFKIDDKYVLFGTAWSTDQMRKGSYNLYYCTADQLTGPYGPRKFAGRFMGHGTPFQDKEGKWWCTAFLNGTYTSREAVDAGKADNGEKAYTINKQGLTLVPMDIRKENGEIVVEVYDSLYAKPGKEEVQNFNL